Proteins co-encoded in one Nitratireductor kimnyeongensis genomic window:
- a CDS encoding lytic transglycosylase domain-containing protein codes for MRYPHPCRQFAFCAFLGLFLLRVSFVNAEEASGETDKARLVASICQLVEVNARENLLDPAFLARLLWKESRFNPNAVSPKGAEGVAQFMPGTAALRGLDDAFDIEKAIPASAMYLAELEKKFGNLGLAAAAYNAGEGRVSRWLEKGGFLPLETENYVMAILGAPADTFSNREVVIDVEPLHPEKSFEAACRELPVSARAVIAMNSAHTQPWGVQVAGHFRRDVAIRLWQMVLRRHATVLRGYEPVITRVRSSRGSRGIYAVRIGADSRAEAIKVCSRFRSGGLPCVVLRNK; via the coding sequence ATGCGATATCCGCATCCTTGCAGACAGTTCGCGTTTTGCGCCTTTCTCGGGCTGTTTCTGCTGCGGGTTTCTTTTGTGAATGCTGAAGAAGCATCAGGTGAAACCGATAAGGCCAGACTGGTCGCCTCGATCTGTCAACTGGTGGAGGTCAATGCCCGAGAAAATTTGCTGGATCCTGCGTTCCTGGCGCGGCTTCTCTGGAAGGAGAGCCGTTTCAACCCCAATGCTGTTAGTCCGAAGGGGGCTGAAGGCGTGGCGCAGTTCATGCCGGGCACGGCAGCTCTGCGCGGTCTGGATGATGCGTTCGACATCGAGAAGGCTATTCCTGCCTCGGCCATGTATCTGGCTGAGTTGGAGAAAAAGTTTGGAAATCTCGGCCTCGCAGCTGCGGCATACAATGCCGGTGAAGGGCGTGTGTCCCGCTGGCTTGAGAAAGGCGGGTTCTTGCCGCTGGAAACCGAAAACTACGTTATGGCGATATTGGGCGCCCCGGCTGATACCTTTTCCAATCGTGAGGTTGTCATCGACGTCGAACCTCTTCACCCTGAAAAGTCTTTTGAGGCGGCTTGCCGCGAGCTACCTGTCTCGGCGCGAGCCGTCATTGCCATGAACAGCGCTCATACACAGCCTTGGGGTGTGCAGGTTGCAGGACATTTTCGCCGTGATGTGGCGATCAGGTTGTGGCAGATGGTGCTGCGCCGTCATGCGACGGTTCTCAGAGGTTATGAGCCGGTCATCACGAGAGTGCGATCCTCGCGAGGGTCACGTGGCATTTATGCCGTACGTATTGGTGCGGACAGCCGCGCCGAAGCAATCAAGGTCTGTAGTCGGTTCCGCAGTGGGGGCCTGCCGTGCGTGGTATTGCGGAACAAATAG
- a CDS encoding DUF3137 domain-containing protein: protein MTATDQDFNSYYVSEIEPALARANRRRTIRMRIVVGLAALGTIGFCAIAALALVGMTNHPGALAAFALGFGGLLGAGVLYQGLTNEYKRVLTGGVCSYLGFDYKLGGFDFPLARFHPLLPRFTGAKLEDRIRGRVGDVDFELCEGKLSRKDAKWRTIMLAYSFSKPFKGETCVVADTDWIGNAIERLRQAGERVRLESSQFEERFEVFSTDQLEARYLLTPRFMEQILELTQRFNNKRGVALAFHESQLLIAIRIGSMARRFEIGNVFGEVRDGKERAYKILTELNLVTDIVSVLGLAGSRPAEAIQGKGVAG from the coding sequence ATGACCGCCACCGATCAGGATTTCAACAGCTATTACGTGTCTGAAATCGAGCCCGCGCTTGCACGCGCGAACCGGCGTCGGACTATCCGAATGCGGATAGTGGTTGGCCTTGCCGCTCTCGGCACAATCGGATTCTGTGCAATCGCTGCCCTTGCGTTGGTGGGCATGACCAACCATCCGGGCGCGTTGGCCGCCTTTGCCCTGGGGTTCGGCGGCTTGCTGGGGGCGGGAGTTCTATATCAGGGCCTTACCAACGAGTATAAGCGGGTTTTGACAGGAGGCGTCTGCTCCTATCTGGGTTTTGACTACAAACTTGGTGGCTTCGATTTTCCGCTGGCTCGCTTCCATCCGCTTCTCCCACGCTTTACAGGCGCCAAATTGGAAGACCGTATACGCGGCCGCGTAGGAGACGTGGATTTCGAGCTGTGCGAGGGCAAGCTCTCCAGGAAGGACGCCAAATGGCGCACCATCATGCTTGCCTACAGCTTCTCGAAACCGTTCAAGGGCGAGACCTGCGTGGTCGCGGATACCGACTGGATCGGTAACGCAATCGAGCGTTTGCGTCAGGCGGGGGAGCGGGTGCGACTTGAAAGCTCGCAATTCGAGGAGCGCTTTGAGGTCTTCTCCACCGATCAACTCGAAGCCCGGTATTTGCTCACGCCACGTTTCATGGAGCAGATTCTTGAGCTCACCCAACGTTTCAACAACAAGCGCGGTGTGGCATTGGCCTTTCACGAGAGCCAATTACTGATAGCCATACGGATTGGTTCGATGGCCCGCCGTTTCGAGATCGGAAATGTGTTCGGCGAAGTCAGGGATGGTAAAGAGCGAGCCTACAAAATCCTGACCGAGCTCAATTTAGTGACTGACATAGTCAGCGTTCTGGGTTTGGCCGGTTCCAGACCAGCAGAGGCTATTCAGGGCAAGGGCGTGGCCGGTTGA
- a CDS encoding sodium:solute symporter family transporter, with protein MLATIAGIVCGNIGAGTFVALLLFSDASPILGVSLAFAYALGLAICGAIAPLVHRQSQHFGVHGLVDLIVATHRVRHPLAVWIPIAFVFLLRTAVQLLALAAILSAIMPVSSLGALLLASAFTGIYTAIGGYRVATETDVFQAAIILLGVGVLTLTNAGGAPHIENPFDLGPYKFPLLVGVWLFIPVSAVLAIDNWQRMATARAPEVARRAFLLAAPLCLFCYLGIVWLGLKGHAGEEVLTVLRETMPAHWAWLADVMLIAVLMSTMDTFVMPLLTSLERTRYTLRQLQLMVLMLFVLLTVVAYALGPLLNSIIAAFSSLVVFLPAVLAALLLRNLRSASATLSLNLGVVVSFVLVGIDLNYTAFLGFGVALVAYGVAWIWPLRKDSRPPADLESSFSADSR; from the coding sequence TTGCTTGCGACCATCGCCGGAATCGTGTGTGGAAACATCGGTGCAGGCACGTTTGTAGCGCTGCTGTTATTCTCGGACGCAAGCCCGATACTCGGCGTATCCCTTGCGTTTGCGTATGCACTCGGACTCGCAATCTGTGGCGCCATTGCTCCACTCGTTCACCGCCAATCGCAGCATTTTGGCGTTCACGGGCTTGTCGATTTGATCGTCGCAACGCACCGGGTTCGTCATCCGCTAGCAGTGTGGATTCCGATCGCTTTCGTCTTCCTGTTGCGCACGGCGGTGCAGCTTTTGGCGCTGGCCGCCATTTTATCGGCGATTATGCCCGTTTCGAGCTTGGGCGCGCTGCTTCTGGCGAGCGCTTTCACTGGGATTTATACCGCCATTGGCGGGTATCGTGTCGCAACGGAAACGGATGTCTTTCAGGCTGCCATCATCCTCCTAGGGGTAGGAGTGCTCACGCTCACAAATGCCGGCGGTGCACCTCACATCGAAAACCCCTTCGACCTGGGTCCCTATAAATTTCCGCTGCTTGTGGGTGTTTGGCTTTTCATTCCAGTCAGTGCCGTCCTTGCGATCGACAATTGGCAAAGAATGGCCACGGCCAGAGCCCCGGAGGTCGCGCGGAGAGCATTTCTGCTTGCCGCGCCGCTGTGCCTGTTCTGCTACCTGGGTATCGTCTGGTTGGGCCTCAAAGGCCATGCCGGTGAAGAGGTTCTCACAGTGCTGCGTGAAACCATGCCGGCTCATTGGGCCTGGTTAGCCGATGTCATGCTCATAGCGGTTCTTATGTCGACGATGGACACATTCGTCATGCCGTTGCTTACCAGTCTGGAGCGGACACGCTATACGTTGAGGCAGCTCCAGTTGATGGTGCTGATGTTGTTTGTCCTGCTTACTGTTGTCGCGTACGCGCTTGGGCCTCTCCTCAACTCCATTATCGCAGCTTTCAGCTCACTCGTCGTGTTCCTGCCTGCTGTTCTTGCCGCATTGCTTTTGCGGAATCTGCGCTCTGCATCGGCAACTCTATCATTGAATCTTGGCGTGGTGGTCAGTTTTGTCCTAGTCGGCATCGATTTGAATTATACTGCTTTTCTAGGTTTTGGAGTTGCGCTTGTGGCATATGGTGTTGCCTGGATATGGCCGCTCCGCAAAGACAGTCGGCCACCGGCAGATCTCGAGAGTTCATTCAGCGCCGATAGCCGATAA
- a CDS encoding LemA family protein yields MITTILIIAAAILLFIYLQNRLAAAKNAVANGYSGIDVQLKRRHDLIPALVDAVRGAISQENRVFDALLEARQTAMHARLSDIETVQKAENGLSAALHAFLAYSEDTPEISSTENVRELQRQLEETEDQISASRRLYNANVERYNTLLDAIPSNWVGRAMGLDHAKPFSLTPAETEAVRTMPEISLPGTRQ; encoded by the coding sequence ATGATCACAACCATTCTTATAATAGCAGCGGCTATACTCTTGTTCATTTACCTGCAGAACCGTCTGGCAGCAGCGAAGAACGCAGTGGCCAATGGCTACTCAGGCATCGATGTTCAGCTCAAGCGCCGTCACGACCTCATTCCTGCTCTGGTTGACGCGGTGCGGGGCGCGATCTCGCAGGAAAATCGTGTATTCGATGCACTGCTGGAAGCCCGACAAACCGCGATGCATGCGCGTTTGAGCGACATCGAAACCGTCCAAAAAGCTGAAAACGGCTTGTCCGCCGCGCTCCATGCCTTCCTTGCATATTCGGAAGACACGCCGGAGATCAGCTCAACGGAAAATGTGCGGGAACTGCAGAGGCAACTAGAGGAGACAGAAGACCAGATCAGCGCGTCAAGGCGGCTCTACAATGCAAATGTCGAGCGCTACAACACGCTTCTCGACGCCATTCCATCGAATTGGGTCGGACGCGCAATGGGGCTTGATCACGCAAAGCCTTTTTCTCTCACCCCTGCGGAAACTGAAGCCGTGCGTACGATGCCGGAGATCAGTCTGCCCGGTACCCGTCAATGA
- a CDS encoding serine aminopeptidase domain-containing protein, with product MNAAFLVGEDNQPLLLRKWTVDPGHRPTGGVKAVFLGHSQPTHSDMLSDLGSAFQRLGWNAYSGDVRGHGKSTSRLNPLGHLDYKDGWQRAVADMRLFYQTSFADIPWEHRLVVVPNITALLTLEVLKTWPDLARHIVLISPPPNQRAIAMFGKTFSQTRCKLGSADTPDEQSLHHLYAFLGSHLKERRHPADVMSADRAVIDSVISDPLGWPTPTPAYWYNIFSGMLSAWKWPKGASVVPGTRGLILFGGEDAMLRDGGFLPPVERFLERVGFDDIASARIEGARSALFLEEKRFGIAERIIRWVGEEWHPEEGSDEIGVAELTSELLAMTGSLGSASDMNPGELVELCYNAIDDESRWNEIIYRMIYEAERSGDLAEAALHKRILSLMPHWERSFNLNRQVMMNATLGVLLQSVIERLQIGVAILDSEGGLLHSNRTYFEALSRLFPRNRLSDTDQRSLNPLTRELLTGELIDRASRKGNRETLIVHDDVPVGFRFHPDALKQTSLQRQGPASVLVLRTSEERKLAADSRLALVELAYGLTGKEAEIVLLIAGGKSPEEAAETLGILVSTVRGHLKKAFSKMNVHTQSELTSRILSGPVGWLG from the coding sequence ATGAATGCCGCCTTCCTGGTTGGAGAAGACAACCAGCCATTGCTATTGCGCAAGTGGACGGTCGACCCGGGGCATAGGCCAACGGGCGGCGTCAAAGCCGTTTTTCTCGGCCATAGCCAGCCCACGCATTCAGACATGCTCTCTGATCTGGGATCAGCCTTCCAGAGACTGGGGTGGAACGCATATTCAGGGGATGTGCGCGGCCATGGCAAGTCCACCAGCCGCCTCAACCCGCTGGGCCACCTTGACTACAAAGACGGGTGGCAGCGCGCTGTCGCCGACATGCGGCTCTTCTACCAAACGAGCTTCGCCGATATCCCATGGGAGCATCGCCTCGTCGTCGTCCCCAACATCACCGCCCTTCTGACACTCGAAGTGCTCAAAACCTGGCCGGACCTTGCTCGCCACATCGTTTTGATATCTCCGCCACCGAACCAGCGTGCCATCGCCATGTTCGGCAAAACCTTCTCCCAGACACGTTGCAAACTCGGTTCTGCGGATACGCCGGACGAGCAGTCACTACATCATCTCTACGCATTCCTTGGCTCACACCTCAAGGAGCGCCGACACCCCGCAGATGTAATGAGCGCGGATCGCGCCGTGATCGATTCCGTGATCAGCGACCCTTTGGGTTGGCCGACGCCCACGCCTGCGTATTGGTACAACATTTTTTCGGGCATGTTGTCGGCCTGGAAGTGGCCAAAAGGCGCGTCTGTTGTTCCTGGCACACGTGGGCTGATCTTGTTTGGTGGCGAAGATGCCATGTTGCGAGACGGTGGCTTTCTGCCACCTGTTGAACGCTTCCTCGAACGGGTGGGCTTTGACGATATCGCCTCAGCGCGCATCGAAGGAGCTCGTTCGGCCCTTTTTCTGGAAGAAAAACGCTTCGGGATTGCGGAACGCATCATCCGATGGGTCGGCGAGGAGTGGCACCCGGAAGAGGGGAGCGACGAGATCGGTGTCGCAGAACTCACTTCCGAATTGCTTGCCATGACCGGGAGCCTGGGATCAGCCTCAGACATGAACCCCGGCGAGCTCGTTGAACTTTGCTACAATGCAATAGACGATGAAAGCCGCTGGAATGAGATCATCTATCGCATGATTTACGAGGCCGAACGTTCCGGCGACTTGGCCGAGGCTGCCTTGCACAAGCGCATACTCTCGTTGATGCCGCACTGGGAGCGTTCATTCAATCTCAACCGCCAGGTCATGATGAATGCCACGCTCGGCGTGCTGCTCCAATCGGTCATTGAACGGCTTCAGATCGGTGTCGCAATACTCGACAGCGAAGGAGGCTTGCTTCATTCCAATCGAACCTATTTCGAGGCACTGTCCCGATTGTTTCCCCGCAACAGGCTGTCGGACACTGATCAACGCAGCCTGAATCCGCTCACCCGGGAGCTATTGACCGGTGAGCTGATCGATAGAGCCAGCCGAAAGGGCAACCGCGAGACGCTTATCGTTCACGATGATGTCCCGGTTGGTTTCCGCTTTCATCCGGACGCCCTGAAGCAAACGAGTCTCCAGCGGCAGGGGCCCGCTTCCGTTCTGGTGCTTCGCACAAGCGAAGAGCGAAAACTCGCTGCGGATTCGCGCCTTGCGCTGGTCGAGCTTGCCTATGGTTTGACGGGCAAGGAAGCCGAAATCGTGCTTCTGATCGCCGGTGGAAAATCCCCCGAAGAAGCCGCCGAAACCCTTGGCATCCTGGTAAGCACCGTGCGTGGACATTTGAAAAAGGCATTTTCGAAAATGAACGTCCACACCCAGTCGGAGCTGACCTCTCGGATATTGTCCGGACCGGTCGGCTGGCTTGGTTAG
- a CDS encoding vWA domain-containing protein — MFRQSRIALCGLTTTLAVVLGGNTHAQDVNAAVALVEQFITAHKTHLDSMQGPLLNDARAAAPYVVDVLAVDGLQGRLGFDPIYNAQDYDISSIEVFADADAPILRGAAQVWVELVNFGQRQKFLYALVPVQPDNVWQISDIYSENNDWSLADMASGLGIDLRRDTGREVTLQNAGFPIPCAFACGNPTAADAEEGQEAVIVPGMEEGDLPGNGINPDGRNLLLILDASGSMWGQMEGVAKITTARQALAGIVGDLDPSANVGLMAYGHRREGDCSDTEVLYPVANYAAGRLIPAIEGISPLGKTPIANALEQAASVMPKSGRSSSVLLISDGLETCGGDPCAAAARLAESGIDTRVHVVGFDLNEEEHSALQCIAEKGNGTYYPANDAQSFVAAVKEAVRESETAAPAPAPVPQPSVETVFEETFDGPALKAEWRVENPIPELTAFTPPGSLFVAAIGEAPHFQKAEATNRFVLDHPLPEGDFDLVLDFKLNVQTMREGVTLSLFNAAHDQVGAHMWLDPKGCGILLNLSLFRISGTEEDPEKTSFDTNLFGGPWVDGVCDAEGRARGDAIVEALGQDGARLLLKRRGREITASLEMRDPATGESLGYTTESITMLRLSGAASVLGGHGHKAVPGESHFEFDRFAIEVPKS, encoded by the coding sequence ATGTTTCGACAATCAAGAATCGCTCTCTGCGGACTGACCACCACCCTGGCGGTTGTCCTTGGGGGAAATACCCACGCTCAGGACGTCAATGCAGCGGTTGCTCTTGTCGAGCAATTCATCACCGCACACAAGACGCATCTTGACAGCATGCAAGGTCCGCTGCTCAACGATGCACGGGCGGCGGCACCTTATGTGGTGGATGTGCTGGCGGTCGACGGGCTGCAGGGCCGCCTTGGCTTCGACCCGATATACAATGCTCAGGACTACGATATTTCCAGTATCGAGGTCTTTGCAGACGCCGATGCACCTATCCTGCGCGGGGCGGCCCAGGTGTGGGTCGAACTCGTTAATTTCGGGCAGCGCCAGAAATTCCTGTACGCGCTGGTTCCGGTACAGCCCGACAATGTCTGGCAGATTTCCGACATTTACTCGGAAAATAATGACTGGTCGCTGGCCGATATGGCTTCCGGTCTCGGGATAGACCTCAGGCGCGATACAGGAAGAGAGGTCACGCTCCAGAATGCAGGCTTCCCCATTCCGTGCGCTTTCGCATGCGGGAACCCTACGGCCGCCGACGCTGAGGAGGGCCAGGAAGCGGTCATCGTCCCCGGAATGGAAGAAGGCGACCTGCCCGGGAATGGCATCAATCCCGATGGACGCAACCTCCTGCTCATTCTCGATGCGTCGGGTTCGATGTGGGGTCAGATGGAAGGCGTTGCCAAGATCACGACAGCCCGCCAGGCCTTGGCTGGCATAGTGGGCGATCTCGATCCGTCGGCAAATGTCGGGCTCATGGCCTATGGCCATCGGCGTGAAGGGGATTGTTCGGATACGGAGGTTCTCTATCCAGTCGCCAATTATGCGGCGGGCCGGCTCATTCCCGCCATAGAAGGAATTTCACCGCTCGGGAAAACCCCGATCGCCAACGCATTGGAGCAGGCGGCATCCGTGATGCCGAAATCCGGCCGGTCCTCAAGTGTTCTTTTGATTTCGGACGGGTTGGAAACCTGTGGGGGCGATCCCTGTGCTGCGGCTGCCCGGCTGGCAGAATCTGGAATCGATACGCGGGTTCATGTGGTGGGCTTCGACCTGAATGAGGAAGAACATTCGGCGCTGCAGTGCATCGCCGAGAAAGGCAACGGGACCTACTATCCCGCAAATGACGCCCAGAGCTTCGTCGCGGCGGTCAAGGAGGCTGTTCGGGAATCCGAGACTGCCGCACCCGCGCCGGCACCTGTGCCGCAGCCATCGGTCGAAACCGTATTTGAAGAAACGTTTGATGGCCCGGCGCTGAAGGCGGAATGGCGGGTGGAAAACCCCATTCCGGAGCTCACGGCGTTCACGCCTCCTGGCTCCCTTTTCGTCGCTGCAATTGGAGAGGCGCCGCATTTCCAGAAGGCCGAGGCAACCAACCGTTTCGTTCTGGACCATCCTTTGCCTGAGGGTGATTTCGATCTTGTTCTCGATTTCAAGCTGAATGTGCAGACCATGCGTGAGGGGGTCACGTTGTCGCTGTTCAACGCCGCCCATGATCAGGTAGGCGCACATATGTGGCTGGACCCAAAGGGCTGCGGCATTCTGCTGAACCTTTCGCTTTTCCGGATTTCGGGAACTGAGGAAGACCCCGAGAAAACGTCTTTCGACACCAACCTCTTTGGTGGCCCCTGGGTCGACGGTGTTTGCGATGCGGAGGGACGGGCGCGCGGGGACGCCATCGTGGAAGCTCTGGGGCAGGATGGGGCGCGGTTGCTCCTGAAACGTCGCGGCCGGGAAATCACTGCTTCTCTGGAGATGCGCGACCCTGCCACTGGGGAATCGCTGGGCTACACCACCGAATCCATCACCATGCTTCGTTTGTCGGGAGCAGCCAGTGTGCTGGGTGGCCATGGGCACAAGGCCGTGCCCGGGGAGAGCCATTTTGAGTTTGATCGGTTCGCCATAGAGGTTCCAAAATCATGA
- a CDS encoding RidA family protein: MSDTKRWTINSGSRFEELAGYSRAVIEGNWIFVSGTAGFNFEDGSISDVAAEQARQALRTIEATLEKAGASISDIVRVRVYLANREDVVPVSKVLGKTFSDPRPTNTTIICGFAEEVMKVELEVTALKQ; this comes from the coding sequence ATGAGCGACACGAAAAGGTGGACGATCAACTCCGGCTCCCGCTTCGAGGAACTGGCCGGCTATTCCCGTGCGGTGATCGAGGGAAACTGGATATTTGTTTCCGGCACGGCGGGCTTCAATTTCGAGGATGGCTCGATCTCCGATGTTGCGGCTGAGCAGGCCAGGCAGGCATTGCGCACCATCGAAGCGACGCTTGAAAAAGCCGGTGCGTCCATCTCGGACATTGTTCGTGTCCGGGTTTATCTGGCCAATCGCGAGGATGTGGTGCCAGTCTCGAAAGTGCTCGGAAAAACGTTCTCTGATCCACGCCCCACCAATACAACCATCATTTGCGGTTTTGCCGAGGAAGTGATGAAGGTGGAATTGGAAGTGACTGCCCTGAAACAGTGA
- a CDS encoding ABC transporter ATP-binding protein yields MSESLPPGDSATGPSIRSEGARRGRLEAAGVVKTFGANRAVDGVSFTAEAGRITGLIGPNGAGKTTLFNAIAGEYALDGGSVQLDGTEIGSLPPYRVFSHGLARTFQIPRPFAGMTVLENVMFVPERQAGERFWNSWIRPGTVAREERQNRERAREIIEFCGLSPVERQLAGSISGGQQKLVELARALMADPKVLLLDEPGAGVNPALLDTIVDRIVELNKRGLTFLIIEHNMDFIMSLCDHIVVMATGRVIAEGTPKEVIAQPQVIEAYLGGAVA; encoded by the coding sequence ATGAGCGAAAGCCTACCCCCAGGGGATAGCGCGACCGGACCGTCGATCCGTTCTGAGGGCGCACGACGTGGCCGGCTGGAAGCGGCCGGCGTGGTGAAGACATTCGGCGCGAACCGCGCGGTCGACGGTGTTAGCTTCACCGCCGAGGCCGGTCGCATCACCGGTCTCATCGGACCGAACGGAGCAGGCAAGACAACGCTGTTCAACGCCATTGCCGGCGAATATGCGCTGGATGGCGGCTCCGTACAGCTTGATGGCACAGAGATTGGCTCGCTTCCGCCCTACCGCGTGTTCTCGCACGGGCTCGCCCGCACCTTTCAGATCCCGCGTCCCTTTGCCGGCATGACGGTGCTGGAAAACGTGATGTTCGTGCCCGAGCGCCAGGCCGGCGAGCGTTTCTGGAACAGCTGGATTCGCCCCGGCACCGTGGCACGCGAGGAACGGCAGAACCGGGAGCGTGCCCGCGAAATCATTGAATTCTGCGGTCTCTCCCCTGTGGAGCGGCAATTGGCGGGCTCCATCTCCGGTGGACAGCAAAAGCTGGTGGAGCTTGCACGCGCTCTGATGGCGGACCCGAAAGTGCTCCTGCTCGACGAGCCGGGCGCGGGCGTGAACCCCGCTTTGCTCGACACAATCGTCGACCGCATCGTCGAACTGAACAAGCGCGGTCTCACCTTCCTCATCATCGAGCACAATATGGATTTCATCATGTCGCTCTGCGACCACATCGTGGTCATGGCCACGGGCCGGGTGATCGCCGAAGGCACACCGAAAGAAGTGATCGCGCAGCCGCAGGTGATCGAGGCCTATCTCGGCGGAGCCGTGGCATGA
- a CDS encoding ABC transporter ATP-binding protein, protein MSALLDVRDVVAGYKPDLPIIHGLSLTVAPQEMVTIIGPNGAGKSTLIKALAGVLTVSSGTVRLDGRDITNLPTHRMAEASMAYVPQVANVFTTLTINENLLVGASALSKAEAKTRIERGYEAFPDLKRYRDKKAGVLSGGQRQMLAVARALLTGPRLLMLDEPSAGLSPLMVSEVFERLKALVEDGVAILMVEQNAKAALAISHRTYVFAEGRNRIDGPSAALAEDPEVTSIYLGAGGRKR, encoded by the coding sequence ATGAGCGCGCTCCTCGACGTCAGGGACGTGGTCGCTGGCTACAAGCCGGACCTGCCGATCATTCACGGGCTTTCGCTCACCGTCGCGCCGCAGGAAATGGTCACCATCATCGGGCCGAACGGTGCTGGCAAGTCCACCCTCATCAAGGCGCTGGCTGGTGTGTTGACGGTCTCGTCCGGCACGGTGCGACTCGATGGCCGCGACATCACCAACCTGCCGACCCACCGCATGGCGGAGGCCTCCATGGCCTATGTGCCGCAGGTGGCCAATGTCTTCACCACGCTCACCATCAACGAAAATCTGCTGGTCGGCGCTTCCGCCCTGTCAAAGGCGGAGGCCAAGACCCGCATCGAACGCGGCTATGAAGCCTTCCCGGATCTGAAGCGCTATCGCGACAAGAAGGCCGGTGTGCTCTCCGGTGGCCAGCGGCAGATGCTGGCAGTCGCCCGTGCGCTTCTTACAGGACCTCGCCTTTTGATGCTCGATGAGCCAAGCGCTGGCCTTTCGCCGCTCATGGTGAGCGAGGTTTTTGAGCGGCTGAAAGCGCTGGTCGAAGACGGCGTGGCGATCCTGATGGTCGAGCAGAATGCCAAGGCGGCGCTCGCCATCTCCCACCGCACCTATGTCTTCGCCGAGGGGCGCAATCGTATCGACGGACCATCCGCCGCACTGGCCGAGGATCCCGAAGTGACTTCCATCTATCTGGGCGCCGGGGGGCGCAAACGCTGA
- a CDS encoding branched-chain amino acid ABC transporter permease, whose translation MLQAIADGILSGSIIALGAIGLTLTMGILRFANFAHAELVTWGAYMALGVLSLTGAFMGPLAPFSFGVPLLMATLVAMVATALLALAIDWLVYHPLRGRANHLTLVFGSFGVSLLVRMVILLLFGGAAQYYSNTLQIAMKVAPGLRIMPDQIFTLGLTAVIVVALHLFLQKTRLGLSMRALAENPELARVNGIDTRHVVRWTWIIGASLASIAGVLYGLTVQLRPEIGFHLLLPLFAAAILGGVGNVFGAVIGGLIVGLAESISVLFIPAGYKLAVPFMILLLVLYIRPTGIFAGTVGGGKS comes from the coding sequence ATGCTGCAAGCCATTGCCGACGGCATATTGAGCGGGTCCATCATCGCGCTTGGCGCGATCGGGCTCACCTTGACCATGGGGATATTGCGCTTTGCCAATTTCGCCCATGCCGAACTCGTCACCTGGGGCGCTTACATGGCGCTGGGCGTTCTCTCGCTCACCGGGGCCTTCATGGGGCCGCTTGCGCCCTTCTCCTTCGGTGTGCCGCTTCTCATGGCAACGCTGGTCGCCATGGTGGCAACGGCGCTTCTGGCGCTCGCCATCGACTGGCTGGTCTACCACCCCCTGCGTGGCCGGGCCAACCATCTGACGCTGGTATTCGGCTCCTTCGGCGTGTCGCTTCTGGTGCGCATGGTTATCCTGCTGCTTTTTGGCGGCGCGGCGCAGTATTATTCCAACACGCTGCAGATCGCCATGAAGGTCGCGCCGGGTCTGCGCATCATGCCCGACCAGATCTTCACTCTTGGCCTGACGGCGGTGATCGTCGTGGCGCTGCATCTCTTCCTGCAGAAGACACGGCTTGGCCTCTCGATGCGCGCGCTTGCCGAAAACCCGGAGCTTGCCCGCGTCAATGGCATCGACACGCGTCATGTGGTGCGCTGGACCTGGATCATCGGCGCCTCCCTCGCATCCATTGCCGGCGTGCTTTACGGCCTCACCGTGCAGCTTCGGCCCGAGATCGGCTTCCATCTTCTTTTGCCGCTCTTTGCTGCGGCGATCCTTGGCGGTGTCGGCAATGTCTTCGGCGCGGTAATCGGCGGGCTGATCGTCGGCCTTGCCGAATCCATATCCGTCCTCTTCATTCCCGCAGGATACAAGCTGGCCGTGCCCTTCATGATCCTGCTTCTCGTTCTCTACATCAGGCCCACCGGCATCTTCGCCGGCACGGTCGGGGGAGGCAAATCATGA